The proteins below are encoded in one region of Gambusia affinis linkage group LG07, SWU_Gaff_1.0, whole genome shotgun sequence:
- the pik3c2b gene encoding phosphatidylinositol 4-phosphate 3-kinase C2 domain-containing subunit beta: MSAPQTQKEGSEAGWGALEALGLSQRELVLAEALQMEYDALSRLKQDKTGTGTGSALPEPGAPSQTGLKTPDTSTPGQNLLAPSEDLLLDLSEPDSSPNQPGGSQFPLPLPPRPAPPAGVFMKETPYILDSPELRKFSGSGDSVGPSLGFLSKGSALPDDIPPAVPPRHPLPPPSGSELPLLPPRPSTRDVNLFHPGGDQLKVTSAELNYDLINDSLARLNEGRPAPVARCANGDQSGKPVSRSKTLPPQVPPRTYTPAAKSSKNQRRVSADPVRLGSRTNGFGYELFQVSEERDEEVAAFCHMLDVLRSAYPSSNRSRNAGFVWSPSVGHDELHQALGVAVKVTVACEAFREPLTFTCDGSSTVDLLIYQTLCYTQDQLDHLDVDDYLLKVCGHEEYLSNSQTLAGLEFVQQCLKFDWDIRLFLTKRSAVNTKLARTKEDDDTPSSMNHCILLQERPIKQTVTREALTLLLDTFHNEAESFLLSEVELLLHVERLVQSVKALCSSLAAVETPDVTAALNQLPACPCRLQPKVLKDASVLSLRENRELVVEKLTAAILDLVELYCSTFNANFHTAAQSRSGTVPVQEAGLVTNVLSFNVYAAHRVPITWATSYEGFFLSCSLTHGGAELCAPQHTSKQGVSKYLFHLVVWDQRVCFPVEITQLPRESQLTVTLYASPLPPPGGAEEKSKQRRSTEPLGWVTMPLFNFRHVLTCGRKLLGLWPSTPGRSGNARTSSPNFSQPDSVILQVDFPTSSFEVVFSTPPPADFCPQYDFSRLDTISQIQLQDVLQKKAFHWLTADDKRLLWEKKAFCQSESAALPLVLASAPCWQWACLPEIYALLRQWACLGYLDALGLLHASFPDQELRRTAVQWMDSISDPELLDFLPQLVQALKYECYLDSSLVRFLLRRAIGDIRIAHYLFWLLKDNLQDSQFSARYQHLLAALLCCVGRALRDEFDRQCWLVSILTKVAQKVRDATPSSRQSVLRESLDEMKQFFSVNSCCRLPLNPALLVSRINIQSCSFFNSNAVPLKLSFQNLDPRGDNINVIFKSGDDLRQDMLTLQMIRIMNKIWIQEGLDMRMVIFKCFSTGRGRGMVEMIPHSDTLRKIQVEHGVTGSFKDRTLADWLQKHNPTDEQYDKAVENFIYSCAGCCVATYILGICDRHNDNIMLKTSGHMFHIDFGKFLGHAQMFGNIKRDRAPFVFTSDMAYVINGGDKPSSRFHEFVDLCCEAYNLIRKHTHLFLNLLGLMLSCGIPELSDLDDLKYVYDALRPHESEADATTYFTRLIESSLGSVATKLNFFIHNLAQMKFASSEDRPVLSFAPRIHTARSDGVIKNLYICRHIRSANKGYAFVVKVERDAQQEAQLVQRTFEEFQELHSKLRLVFPSSKLPSFPSRFVIGRSRSEATADRRKDELNGYVWHLIHAAPEVAQCDLVYTFFHPLSRDERTAGGSSKPAEVLWSPAAGTELGEVKLSISYKNDKLLIMVIHIRGLLPLQDGTDPDPYVKLYLLPDPQKTGKRKTKAARRTCNPTYNEMLVYDRIPQGDLDQRVIHLRVLSDGSFWENTLLGETFIPLTKLVPGQHWIDWHRLVRTGSDSAH; encoded by the exons ATGTCTGCGCCCCAGACCCAGAAGGAGGGCAGCGAGGCGGGCTGGGGCGCTCTGGAGGCTCTGGGTCTCAGCCAGAGGGAGCTGGTTCTGGCCGAGGCGCTGCAGATGGAGTACGACGCTCTATCCAGACTCAAACAGGACAAGACCGGAACCGGGACCGGGTCTGCCCTCCCAGAACCCGGCGCTCCCAGCCAGACAGGCCTAAAGACTCCAGATACTTCCACACCGGGACAGAACCTCCTTGCCCCCTCAGAGGACCTGCTGCTGGACCTCTCTGAACCCGACTCCTCCCCCAACCAGCCGGGGGGGTCCCAGTTCCCACTGCCCCTCCCACCCAGaccagcgcctcctgctgggGTCTTCATGAAGGAGACACCCTACATCCTGGACAGTCCTGAGCTCAGGAAgttctctggttctggtgacTCGGTTGGACCCAGCTTAGGGTTCCTCTCTAAAGGCTCGGCCCTGCCTGACGACATTCCCCCCGCCGTGCCGCCCAGGCACCCCCTTCCCCCTCCGTCAGGGTCAGAGCTGCCCCTGCTGCCCCCCCGGCCCTCCACCCGGGACGTTAACCTGTTCCACCCTGGGGGCGACCAGCTGAAGGTGACCTCAGCGGAGCTGAACTATGACCTCATCAACGACTCGCTGGCCAGACTCAACGAGGGTCGACCGGCACCGGTGGCCCGCTGTGCCAACGGGGACCAATCAGGGAAGCCCGTGTCCCGCAGTAAGACCCTCCCCCCACAGGTGCCTCCCAGGACCTACACACCTGCAGCGAAGAGCAGCAAGAACCAGCGCAGGGTTTCCGCTGACCCG gtgCGTCTGGGCTCCAGGACCAACGGGTTTGGATACGAACTGTTCCAGGTGTCGGAGGAGAGAGACGAGGAAGTGGCAGCGTTCTGTCACATGCTGGATGT gctgCGCTCAGCGTACCCCAGCAGCAACCGTTCTAGGAATGCCGGCTTCGTGTGGTCGCCGTCGGTCGGCCATGATGAGCTGCACCAGGCTCTGGGCGTGGCCGTCAAGGTGACGGTGGCTTGCGAGGCATTCAGGGAACCTCTGACCTTCACATGCGACG GCTCGTCCACGGTGGACCTGCTGATCTACCAGACGCTGTGCTACACTCAGGACCAACTGGACCACCTGGACGTGGACGACTACCTGCTGAAGGTCTGCGGACATGAGGAGTACCTCAGCAA CTCTCAGACTCTGGCCGGTCTGGAGTTTGTCCAACAGTGTCTGAAGTTTGACTGGGACATTCGGCTGTTTCTCACCAAGAGATCTGCTGTCAACACCAAGCTGGCTCGCacg AAGGAAGACGATGACACGCCGTCCTCCATGAACCACTGCATCCTACTGCAGGAGCGTCCCATTAAACAGACGGTCACCAG GGAGGCTCTGACTCTGCTGCTGGACACTTTTCACAACGAGGCCGAGTCCTTCCTGCTGTCAGAG GTGGAGCTGCTCCTGCATGTGGAGCGCCTCGTCCAATCAGTGAAGGCGCTCTGCAGCTCACTGGCTGCCGTGGAAACGCCGGATGTGACGGCGGCCCTGAACCAGCTCCCAGCATGCCCCTGTCGCCTGCAGCCCAAGGTTTTGAAG GATGCATCAGTGCTGTCGCTGCGTGAGAACAGAG AGTTGGTGGTGGAGAAGCtgacggcggccatcttggacCTGGTGGAGCTGTACTGCAGCACGTTTAACGCCAACTTCCACACGGCGGCGCAGAGCCGGAGCGGCACGGTGCCGGTCCAGGAGGCCGGGCTCGTCACCAACGTGCTGTCCTTCAACGTGTATGCTGCCCATCGCGTCCCCATCACCTGGGCAACCAG CTACGAGGGTTTCTTCCTGTCCTGCTCTCTGACTCATGGAGGGGCGGAGCTCTGCGCGCCGCAGCACACCAGCAAACAGGGCGTCAGTAAATACCTGTTCCACCTGGTGGTGTGGGACCAGAG GGTATGTTTCCCAGTGGAGATTACCCAGCTGCCCCGGGAGTCCCAGCTCACGGTGACGCTGTACGCCAGCCCTCTACCGCCCCCCGGAGGAGCCGAGGAGAAGAGCAAGCAGCGACGCAGCACGGAGCCTCTGGGCTGGGTCACCATGCCGCTCTtcaacttcagaca tgtgCTAACGTGCGGCAGGAAGTTGCTGGGTCTTTGGCCATCAACCCCAGGGAGGAGCGGAAACGCCAGAACCAGTTCTCCCAACTTCAGCCAGCCGGACAGCGTCATCCTGCAG GTGGACTTCCCCACCTCCTCCTTTGAAGTGGTCTTCAGCACGCCGCCCCCTGCTGACTTCTGTCCTCAGTACGACTTCAGCAGGCTGGACACGATCAGCCAGATCCAGCTGCAGGACGTCCTGCAGAAGAAGGCCTTCCACTG GCTGACGGCGGACGACAAGCGGCTGCTGTGGGAGAAGAAGGCCTTCTGCCAGTCGGAAAGCGCAGCGCTGCCTCTGGTTCTGgccagcgccccctgctggcagtGGGCGTGTCTGCCGGAAATCTACGCCCTGCTGCGGCAGTGGGCATGTCTGGGTTACCTGGACGCTCTGGGGCTGCTGCACGCATC gtTTCCGGATCAGGAGCTGAGGAGGACGGCGGTCCAGTGGATGGACTCCATATCGGACCCAGAGCTGCTGGACTTTCTACCTCAGCTGGTTCAG gctCTGAAGTACGAGTGCTACCTGGACAGCTCTCTGGTCCGCTTCCTCCTACGGAGAGCCATCGGGGACATTCGCATTGCTCACTACTTGTTCTG GCTGCTGAAGGACAACCTGCAGGACAGCCAGTTCAGCGCTCGCTATCAGCACCTGCTGGCCGCCCTGCTGTGCTGCGTGGGCCGAGCTCTGAGGGACGAGTTTGACCGGCAGTGCTGGCTCGTCTCCATCCTCACCAAGGTGGCCCAGAAGGTCCGGGACGCCACGCCCTCCAGCCGACAG agTGTCCTGAGAGAGAGTCTGGATGAGATGAAGCAGTTCTTCTCAGTaaacagctgctgcaggttACCTCTGAACCCAGCGCTGCTCGTCTCACGAATCAACATCCAG tcTTGTTCCTTCTTCAATTCCAACGCCGTTCCTCTGAAACTGTCCTTCCAGAACCTGGACCCCCGCGGAGACAACATCAATGTCATCTTCAAG TCAGGAGACGACCTGCGACAGGACATGCTGACCCTGCAGATGATCCGCATCATGAACAAGATCTGGATCCAGGAGGGGCTGGACATGAGGATGGTCATCTTCAAATGCTTCTCCACAGGCAGAGGACGAG GTATGGTGGAGATGATTCCTCACTCTGACACCTTGAGGAAGATCCAGGTGGAACATGGAGTCACAGGATCCTTCAAGGACCGAACGCTGGCCGACTGGCTGCAGAAGCACAACCCGACTGACGAGCAGTACGACAAG GCGGTGGAGAACTTCATCTACTCGTGCGCCGGCTGCTGCGTGGCGACCTACATCCTGGGGATCTGTGACCGCCACAACGACAACATCATGCTGAAGACGAGCGGCCACATGTTCCACATCGACTTTGGGAAGTTCCTGGGACACGCCCAGATGTTCGGCAACATCAAGCG GGACCGCGCCCCCTTCGTCTTCACCTCCGACATGGCGTACGTCATCAACGGGGGAGACAAACCCTCCAGCCGTTTCCACGAGTTCGTTGACCTGTGCTGCGAGGCGTACAACCTGAtccgcaaacacacacacctgttcCTCAACCTGCTGGGCCTG ATGCTCTCCTGTGGGATTCCTGAACTGTCGGATCTGGACGATCTGAAATACGTCTACGACGCTCTGAGGCCTCATGAGTCGGAGGCTGATGCCACCACCTACTTCACCAG GCTGATTGAGTCCAGTCTGGGCAGCGTCGCCACCAAGCTGAACTTCTTCATCCATAACCTGGCCCAGATGAAGTTCGCCTCGTCGGAGGACCGACCCGTGCTGTCCTTTGCTCCCCGGATCCACACGGCGAGGAGCGACGGCGTCATCAAGAACCTCTACATCTGCAGACACATCCGCTCCGCCAATAAGGGCTAC GCGTTTGTGGTGAAAGTGGAGCGTGACGCTCAGCAGGAGGCGCAGCTGGTTCAGAGGACCTTCGAGGAGTTCCAGGAACTTCACAGCAAACTGCGGCTCGTCTTCCCCTCCTCCAAGCTTCCCAG TTTCCCCAGCCGCTTTGTGATTGGCCGTTCCCGAAGCGAGGCGACGGCGGACCGGAGGAAAGACGAGCTGAACGGCTACGTGTGGCACCTGATCCACGCGGCGCCGGAGGTGGCTCAG tgtgaTCTGGTCTACACCTTCTTCCACCCTCTGTCCAGAGACGAACGAACCGCAGGAGGCAGCAGCAAACCTGCAG AGGTATTGTGGTCTCCAGCTGCAGGAACGGAGCTCGGAGAGGTCAAGCTGTCCATTTCCTACAAGAACGATAAGCTGTTGATCATGGTGATCCACATCAGAGGCCTG CTGCCCCTCCAGGACGGCACCGACCCGGACCCGTACGTGAAGCTCTACCTGCTGCCGGACCCCCAGAAGACGGGCAAGAGGAAGACCAAGGCAGCGCGGCGCACCTGTAACCCCACCTACAACGAGATG CTGGTGTACGACCGGATCCCGCAGGGGGACCTGGACCAGAGGGTGATCCACCTGAGGGTTCTGAGCGACGGATCCTTCTGGGAGAACACGCTGCTGGGGGAGACCTTCATCCCCCTGACCAAGCTCGTCCCGGGTCAGCACTGGATCGACTGGCACCGCCTGGTTCGGACCGGCTCAGACTCCGCCCACTGA
- the LOC122834524 gene encoding protein phosphatase 1 regulatory subunit 15B has translation MFRNFYTEGRLSDGQSAPSSATFSVASVEFDSQESSWIGLLSRPALSLLRKVRRWSAAPAELSNSFIGEEREILRQLNEIIPHHLNLTQCPHDGAAGQLEPGLAGSVPWLSAVPVRHVGTELQPQVGFFSVRALLGSHDAAGGKAWSVSPAGQSGSWWGSFLRRGDIQEEGAESQTHRPPEPESSGPPQQLNNADTVQNMATRPGPEQDQGYHSLEEELTQRGARTPPKEDQQPQMEPVPEEPEAEEVLSAPQCGNKSIAFIMGLPCSDDDSSQSESGSDDDDDDDDDGFDSEGSSDLTSDEDEDDESSDSDSEPDRDSERLWSSFSRSVDPYNPQSFTASLHTGRCPLADHAAPQADPVPSHAASSPPSSQDTWDDSASASEADEAESLRLLSSFSSSSDPYSPLNFQAPLRTRGPTGPPSRSRSRTSSQTSHQNLEAPPEYKREEAEERLDSGFAEAAASNRSTKKVRFCDEVEEFFASCGEEEDRRGPWEELARDRCRFRRRCQEVERSIGFCLAPAHRCRVYQGLSAPFDS, from the exons ATGTTCAGAAACTTTTACACTGAAGGACGTTTATCTGACGGCCAGAGCGCTCCTTCATCTGCCACTTTCAGCGTCGCCTCGGTGGAATTTGACAGCCAGGAAAGCTCGTGGATCGGCCTCCTATCGAGGCCCGCGCTGTCGCTGCTGCGGAAGGTTCGGCGGTGGAGCGCGGCTCCCGCGGAGCTCAGCAACAGCTTCATCGGTGAGGAAAGGGAGATTTTACGGCAGCTGAATGAAATAATTCCGCATCATCTCAACTTGACGCAGTGTCCACATGACGGAGCAGCCGGCCAGCTGGAGCCGGGGCTCGCCGGCTCTGTGCCCTGGCTGAGCGCGGTGCCGGTGCGGCATGTCGGAACGGAGCTCCAGCCGCAGGTCGGGTTCTTCTCCGTCCGGGCGCTGTTGGGCTCCCACGATGCCGCTGGAGGGAAGGCCTGGTCGGTGAGCCCCGCCGGGCAGAGCGGGTCGTGGTGGGGCAGCTTTCTGCGGAGGGGGGACATCCAAGAGGAGGGAGCAGAGTCCCAAACACACCGCCCCCCCGAGCCAGAAAGCTCTGGACCCCCCCAGCAGCTCAACAATGCAGACACAGTCCAGAACATGGCAACTCGGCCCGGACCCGAACAAGACCAGGGCTACCACagcctggaggaggagctgacCCAGCGGGGTGCCAGGACCCCCCCAAAAGAGGATCAGCAGCCTCAGATGGAGCCGGTTCCAGAAGAACCAGAAGCGGAGGAGGTTCTGTCAGCGCCTCAGTGTGGAAACAAATCCATCGCCTTCATCATGGGGCTGCCCTGCAGCGACGATGACAGCAGCCAGTCCGAGTCTGgctctgatgatgatgatgatgatgatgatgacgggTTTGACAGCGAAGGTTCCTCAGATCTAACCtctgatgaagatgaggatgatgagTCGTCGGACTCGGACAGCGAACCCGACCGGGACTCAGAGCGTCTCTGGAGCTCCTTTAGCCGGAGCGTTGACCCCTACAACCCGCAGAGTTTCACCGCTTCGCTGCACACGGGCCGCTGCCCTCTGGCTGACCACGCTGCCCCCCAGGCTGACCCTGTGCCCTCCCACGCTGCCTCATCACCCCCCTCCAGCCAGGACACCTGGGACGACTCGGCATCGGCCAGCGAGGCAGATGAGGCGGAGAGCCTCCGCCTGCTGAgctccttcagcagctcctctgacCCCTACAGCCCCCTGAACTTCCAGGCTCCGCTCAGGACTCGAGGGCCCACCGGGCCCCCCTCCAGAAGCAGGAGCAGAACCAGCTCACAGACCAGCcaccagaacctggaggcgcCGCCCGAGTACAAGAGGGAGGAGGCTGAGGAGAGGCTGGACAGCGGCTTTGCTGAGGCCGCTGCCTCCAACCGGAGCACCAAGAAG GTCCGGTTCTGTGACGAGGTGGAGGAGTTCTTCGCCAGCTGTGGTGAGGAGGAGGACCGGCGCGGCCCGTGGGAGGAGCTGGCTCGGGACCGCTGCCGGTTCCGGCGCCGCTGTCAGGAAGTGGAGCGCAGCATTGGGTTCTGCCTGGCGCCAGCGCACCGCTGCCGGGTCTACCAGGGACTCTCCGCCCCCTTTGACTCCTGA
- the LOC122834532 gene encoding achaete-scute homolog 5-like: protein MSSAFSQSLFDRFAASPPAGREDRSRTQHSESLSAPVPFLFYPPTVDPAALSLYKGPLRGPAGILPYLSPFHHHGHFSVYECPFEPAFIQKRNERERQRVKCVNQGYAKLRDHLPGHSADKRLSKVETLRAAIRYIKYLQRLVDMEEDRREGAEPGSGTPSGPDRGGEMQAC, encoded by the coding sequence ATGAGCTCCGCCTTCTCTCAGTCGCTCTTCGACCGTTTCGCTgcgtcgccccctgctggccggGAGGACCGGAGCAGGACTCAGCACTCAGAGTCTCTGTCCGCCCCTGTCCCCTTCCTGTTCTACCCTCCCACTGTGGACCCCGCTGCCCTCAGCCTGTACAAGGGCCCCCTGAGGGGTCCCGCCGGCATCCTGCCCTACCTGTCCCCCTTCCACCACCATGGGCATTTCAGCGTCTATGAGTGTCCGTTTGAGCCGGCGTTCATCCAGAAGCGTAACGAGCGGGAGCGGCAGCGTGTCAAATGCGTGAACCAGGGCTATGCCAAGCTGCGGGACCACCTGCCGGGTCACAGCGCCGACAAGAGGCTCAGCAAGGTGGAGACGCTGCGCGCCGCCATCAGGTACATCAAGTACCTGCAGAGGCTGGTGGACATGGAGGAAGACAGGCGTGAAGGGGCGGAGCCTGGCAGTGGGACACCTTCTGGTCCGGACAGGGGTGGAGAGATGCAGGCATGTTGA